In the Drosophila gunungcola strain Sukarami unplaced genomic scaffold, Dgunungcola_SK_2 000001F, whole genome shotgun sequence genome, one interval contains:
- the LOC128262704 gene encoding piezo-type mechanosensitive ion channel component isoform X7, translated as MVFSYACMVIQRIVVPAVLVLAALMRPVGISFVYLLMFFVSPFVPLATRRNFKGSVTAFFIILLTLSTLVLLGHITLQILAVSLTLPIYNCSFSERLLRHIGFVSFIDLQPFAIIEWLVPEVLVFATSLGSYLTVKRVASQPVGAEQLENGEVVDGQAENAQSSTAPAPDANGGDVQQATATTPLQQQQQQLRKRVSMISQHIHFEGLIKISPLFCLATLFFAAVLRPSVPGGFYFLIFLLAGTYWATCQTLQRGFALLLRCVMVVLVLHSLSIVSYQTPWMQSHLNHTTLTARLIGLEPLIESYCSPDIRVFLYNNKLSLDSYLNPFALFFAYFALALTTKHLIKPRLVRQSTRKSRTPQPVESGSSVAPSAIQRGNAIQLDSMEQRSEQENTTTSILDQISYGFVSVGSFIYQNSYIFTNILMMAWSIVYHSWLTFVLLLWANVLWMIPNQRKAMMRSSPFIVLYAEALLVAQYIYGMDLNNNELPTKVSTAGINLQQIGFERPIENQMRPCVPLIVKTAFVLMFWVTSRQFFKEKRDRRRDSTLADIIAPLQITVGSAGSSYLINDGKKTSKFLKKAGDVIKNLLVRLWIWLLVLVIFLCAITGENMTVFRICYMALFLFFLLVFQSSSKAWVKIMYGFWLFLIFYAMSILILIYTYQFDKFDTYWNDYLNVSKTLQNDIGLKRYQTKDLFLHLVSPTIIVILTVIQVHYFHKRFIASLQQQPAAAGGSAQQKPTETTALEPAPSKRRGSAGSLRRSQGPSAEAAPGATTDFETSVRDLVRISFRKIKNKSEYIFKNFKDVFWRFLELHIMKAVYIAAFVCSVSEVCVLHIVFVGFCVLGATSRKAVQVVISRLISFIVTIIVLSKMIYQIGYLSHSQYNVVCSDNQTANNAEWIGLTKADKVTGGLMSLLRTYIIYMVIVTLHAVITLRQLQMRVKIGALNAPPTKLLFPNIIRADAEKDLVGLVKYLLNFGFYKFGIEISLIALVSTITYRQDIVAVAYALWLVVLLLLRRSQCAKIWGVFQAFFAISILTQYMVLVGLPPSSCLVYPWDEGTFGEGIQRWTMLPGALHFNHVPKLIFDFIVLVILNRQKSIFCIEQRYASNDDYPGGSNRSVIADIAQLGRVPFDNPTHDFCSYIRNYSDILKNGVLCGFYWFTLAVVFLAGTNIADLLALGYLIGAFIFLWQGSDFYLRPIHTIICRWKWLLAFNVTNILIKTTFQMAGCLFMTQLTTDCCWLVHMLGITCTSNAPKEQVMLPEDTVSVLSPGECPKITHQVVLLWDTICFAFIIFQLRIFKSHYFCHIITDTKANNILASRGADIIESLRHKQIAHRHDHEKQVLHKIKRKMERIRATQQKMLRPLDKQTHFDEHGYPLPAPTVRRRKEIKLHPHATRAGDYYMFEEMDDKFELDLIHDEIDFLEEENITESEMKMQRRKTLYDKSKDAPTGDFPSTSKGISKERDAATASSSASPAPTRDVADLPVIPPPSTGPGREATSKETSDSKSKMEVDSGEVTAKDSDEDFDTNPIIRLLEGFLVTLTIRLNRFSRNYRFVNRILAGEKKTLKESSSLNRLGLSSAAAMFHFLKSNLESDESGPPASTSTPRRVVIAPPNATEHTDPTSTTQNTDTTTTPLSPPEPLQPLQPPTTTSTPQQQHQHIRAVDEIIELPVDTVDAVTSRKQSINSSPPAKGTMLSRKSDCGLPEIRIKAPSLERGAHYYHNHHSGGGSGSLSKHWSYEQVDSAGEFNLEEENFAMRDHHIIVELLISSWYALLANTDLICYIVVFVNQVVNASLISLPLPIMVFLWGTLSLPRPTKTFWVTLIAYTQAIVLIKCIFQFKLIWSNYHQLPNQPLAPAKIFGVENKAHYAIYDLILLLVLFLHRYLLKSQGLWKSGYKDTDNQFTKPTASIDDRDDSDNLSQPDSRQLNEDAAQKMSLQVSQASLPGSPEFSKSGINQLERTKYTSSLYKFFFSLVHKSRLATDVYALMFLCDFVNFFVLLFGFTAFGTQQTESDEGVQTYLAENKVPIPFLIMLLVQFLLIVIDRALYLRKALVNKIIFHFFSVIGIHIWMFFVVPAVTERTFNSLAPPIIFYVIKCFYMLLSSYQIKSGYPKRILGNFFTKGFSMVNMIAFKVYMQIPFLYELRTILDWVCIDSTMTIFDWLKMEDIFSNIYLIRCTRQSETDFPAMRAQKKASLSKLIMGGTVVLLIVICIWGPLCLFALGNAVGTSNVPYQVSLSIRIGPYDPIYTTNNYDSIYEINPEMYSQMTNAYIKEKQALTFIAGYDATDVAAVRLAGNSPSLWNIAPPDRQRLLNDLRNNHTLKARFSYSLTRKAPAKGLKETVGDEHAISLDESFEGRAALIHMLSETHDVEPVPSNTTTTNETTTAPTPKVEEVVVIPGMIPKFIKVLNSGDAAVVSVLSEKHHEYRPLVIKMHRDNETNGLWWEIRDFCNDTFYNETLSKFAYSNCTSGIVMYTFNDKKFPSTFSFLTAGGIIGLYTTFVLLASRFMKSFIGGQNRKIMFEDLPYVDRVLQLCLDIYLVREALEFALEEDLFAKLLFLYRSPETLIKWTRPKEEYVDDDGDTDSIPSRMSVRRPEQLQQQQQQLQ; from the exons ATGGTCTTCAGCTATGCGTGCATGGTGATCCAGCGCATCGTGGTGCCGGCGGTCCTGGTCCTCG CTGCGCTGATGCGACCAGTGGGCATATCCTTTGTGTACCTGCTGATGTTCTTTGTGTCGCCCTTTGTGCCTCTGGCCACGCGTCGCAACTTCAAAGGATCTGTTACCGCCTTCTTCATCATCCTGCTGACGTTGAGCACTCTGGTTCTTTTGGGTCACATAACGCTGCAGATTCTGGCGGTTAGCCTTACCCTACCGATCTACAACTGTTCGTTCAGTGAGCGCTTGCTGCGGCACATTGGCTTCGTGAGCTTTATCGATCTACA GCCATTTGCCATTATCGAGTGGCTGGTGCCAGAGGTGCTGGTTTTTGCCACTTCCCTGGGATCTTATCTTACGGTGAAGCGTGTGGCCTCACAGCCCGTCGGTGCTGAGCAGCTGGAAAATGGCGAAGTGGTCGATGGACAGGCGGAAAACGCCCAATCCTCGACAGCGCCTGCCCCAGATGCCAATGGCGGTGATGTGCAACAGGCCACGGCCACCACgccactgcagcagcagcaacagcagctgaGGAAACGCGTGTCCATGATCAGCCAGCACATCCACTTCGAGGGATTGATCAAGATCT CTCCTCTGTTCTGCCTGGCCACGCTGTTCTTTGCGGCCGTGCTGCGTCCCTCGGTGCCAGGCGGCTTCTACTTTCTCATTTTCCTGCTGGCCGGCACCTACTGGGCAACCTGCCAGACGCTGCAACG GGGCTTTGCGTTGTTGCTGCGCTGCGTGATGGTCGTCCTGGTGCTGCACTCCCTGTCCATTGTGTCCTACCAGACGCCCTGGATGCAGAGCCACCTCAATCATACCACTTTGACAGCCCG TTTGATTGGATTGGAACCGCTCATTGAATCCTACTGCTCGCCGGACATCCGAGTATTTCTTTACAATAATAAGCTGTCTCTGGACTCGTACCTCAATCCGTTTGCATTGTTCTTTGCGTATTTCGCTCTGGCCCTGACGACCAAGCATCTCATTAAGCCACGG TTGGTGCGTCAAAGCACACGAAAGTCGCGCACACCGCAACCGGTGGAGAGTGGATCCTCGGTGGCACCCAGTGCAATCCAACGGGGCAATGCAATTCAGCTGGACTCCATGGAGCAGCGGTCGGAGCAGGAGAACACCACCACCTCCATACTGGATCAGATATCGTATGGGTTCGTCAGCGTGGGAAGTTTCATCTATCAGAACAGCTATATATTCACCAATATTCTGATGATG GCCTGGTCCATAGTCTACCACAGTTGGCTGACTTTTGTGCTGCTGCTTTGGGCCAATGTGCTGTGGATGATTCCCAATCAGCGGAAGGCCATGATGCGTTCTAGTCCATTTATTGTCCTATATGCTGAGGCGCTACTGGTGGCCCAGTACATATACGGCATGGATCTGAACAACAATGAACTTCCTACGAAGGTTTCC ACGGCGGGCATTAACCTGCAGCAAATTGGCTTCGAACGACCCATCGAGAACCAGATGCGTCCGTGTGTGCCGCTGATCGTGAAGACTGCCTTTGTGCTGATGTTTTGGGTGACGTCGCGGCAGTTCTTCAAGGAGAAGCGCGATCGTCGGAGAGATAGCACCCTGGCGGACATCATTGCACCACTGCAAATCACCGTGGGATCGGCTGGTTCCAGCTACCTCATCAACGACGGCAAGAAGACCTCAAAGTTCCTAAAGAAGGCCGGCGATGTGATCAAGAATCTGCTGGTGCGCTTGTGGATTtggctgctggtgctggtgatCTTCCTCTGTGCGATCACTGGGGAGAACATGACCGTCTTCCGCATCTGCTACATGGCCCTGTTCCTATTCTTCTTGCTGGTCTTTCAATCCTCGTCCAAGGCCTGGGTTAAGATCATGTACGGCTTCTGGCTGTTCCTGATCTTCTACGCCATGTCCATACTCATATTGATCTATACATATCAGTTCGACAAGTTCGATACCTACTGGAATGACTATCTCAATGTGTCCAAGACGCT GCAAAACGACATTGGTCTTAAGCGCTATCAGACCAAGGATTTGTTCCTCCACTTGGTCTCGCCCACGATAATTGTGATTCTGACCGTGATCCAAGTGCACTACTTCCACAAACGCTTCATTGCCTCACTGCAGCAACAGCCAGCGGCGGCTGGCGGCTCGGCACAGCAGAAACCCACGGAGACAACTGCCCTGGAACCGGCGCCATCCAAGCGTCGTGGCAGCGCCGGTTCACTGCGTCGATCGCAGGGTCCTTCGGCGGAGGCTGCTCCCGGAGCCACCACCGATTTCGAGACATCTGTGCGGGATTTGGTGCGCATTTCGTTCCGCAAGATCAAGAACAAGTCGGAGTACATTTTCAAGAACTTCAAGGACGTCTTCTGGCGCTTCCTGGAGCTGCACATCATGAAGGCTGTCTATATCGCAGCCTTTGTCTGTAGTGTCAGCGAAGTTTGCGTCCTGCACATTGTCTTCGTGGGCTTCTGTGTGCTGGGCGCCACCTCGCGCAAGGCTGTCCAGGTGGTGATCAGCCGCCTCATCTCGTTCATTGTCACGATCATAGTGCTGTCCAAGATGATCTATCAGATCGGGTACCTCAGCCACTCACAGTATAATGTGGTTTGT TCGGACAACCAGACAGCCAACAATGCCGAGTGGATAGGCCTTACCAAGGCCGACAAGGTAACGGGTGGACTGATGAGTCTGCTGCGCACCTACATCATCTACATGGTAATTGTGACCTTGCATGCAGTGATCACTCTGCGTCAGCTGCAAATGCGCGTCAAGATCGGTGCCTTGAATGCACCACCCACCAAGCTGCTGTTTCCCAACATTATTCGAGCTGATGCTGAAAAGGATCTGGTGGGATTGGTGAAGTATCTCCTCAACTTTGGCTTCTACAAGTTTGGCATCGAGATATCGCTGATCGCCCTGGTCTCCACCATCACATACCGCCAGGACATTGTGGCCGTGGCCTATGCTCTGTGGCTGGTGGTGCTGTTGCTCCTCAGGAGATCGCAGTGTGCCAAAATATGGGGCGTTTTCCAGGCCTTCTTTGCCATCTCCATACTGACACAGTATATGGTTTTGGTTGGCCTGCCGCCGAGCTCATGTCTGG TTTATCCCTGGGATGAGGGCACCTTTGGCGAGGGCATCCAACGCTGGACAATGCTGCCGGGAGCCCTGCACTTCAACCACGTGCCCAAGCTGATCTTCGACTTCATTGTGCTTGTCATCCTGAATCGCCAGAAGAGCATCTTCTGCATCGAGCAGCGCTATGCCAGCAACGATGACTATCCCGGTGGCAGCAACCGCAGTGTGATCGCGGATATCGCTCAACTGGGTCGCGTTCCCTTCGACAATCCCACCCACGATTTCTGCTCGTACATACGCAACTACTCGGACATACTGAAGAACGGAGTGCTGTGCGGCTTCTACTGGTTCACCCTGGCGGTGGTTTTCCTGGCCGGCACCAATATTGCTGATCTGCTGGCCCTGGGCTATCTAATCGGGGCTTTTATATTCCTGTGGCAGGGCTCTGACTTCTATCTGCGACCCATCCACACCATCATCTGTCGCTGGAAGTGGCTGCTGGCCTTTAATGTGACGAATATACTGATCAAGACGACCTTCCAAATGGCCGGCTGTCTGTTTATGACACAACTGACCACCGATTGCTGCTGGCTGGTGCACATGTTGGGCATCACCTGCACGAGTAATGCTCCTAAGGAGCAGGTAATGCTGCCCGAGGACACGGTTTCGGTACTTTCGCCCGGCGAGTGCCCCAAGATCACCCATCAGGTGGTTCTGCTGTGGGACACCATCTGCTTTGCCTTCATCATCTTCCAGCTGCGCATCTTTAAGTCTCACTACTTCTGTCACATCATCACGGACACCAAGGCAAATAATATCCTGGCCTCAAG AGGAGCCGACATTATTGAGAGCCTGCGACACAAGCAGATTGCCCACCGCCACGACCATGAAAAGCAGGTGCTGCACAAGATCAAGCGGAAGATGGAGCGCATCCGAGCCACGCAGCAGAAGATGCTTCGTCCCCTGGACAAACAGACCCACTTTGATG aacATGGTTATCCACTTCCTGCACCAACAGTACGCAGAAggaaggaaattaaattacatcCACATg CTACACGTGCTGGTGATTACTACATGTTTGAGGAGATGGATGATAAGTTTGAACTCGACTTGATACACGATGAGATTGACTTTTTGGAGGAGGAGAACATCACCGAAAGTGAGATGAAGATGCAGCGCCGCAAGACACTCTACGAC AAGTCGAAGGATGCACCCACTGGCGACTTTCCGTCCACCAGCAAGGGCATCTCCAAGGAACGCGATGCGGCCACAGCTTCCAGTTCGGCCAGTCCAGCGCCCACCAGGGATGTGGCTGATCTGCCCGTGATACCGCCACCTTCAACTGGCCCGGGGCGAGAGGCCACCTCCAAGGAAACCTCGGATAGCAAGTCCAAAATGGAAGTCGATAGCGGCGAGGTGACGGCCAAGGATTCCGATGAGGACTTCGACACCAATCCCATTATCAGACTGCTCGAGGGCTTCTTGGTCACGCTGACCATAAGACTGAACCGCTTCTCGCGCAACTATCGTTTTGTCAATCGCATTTTGGCTGGCGAGAAGAAGACCCTTAAG GAATCCAGCTCGTTGAATCGCTTGGGACTGTCCAGTGCCGCTGCCATGTTCCACTTCCTCAAGTCCAATCTCGAGAG CGATGAAAGCGGCCCGCCCGCCTCCACATCCACCCCGCGGCGGGTGGTCATCGCACCACCGAATGCCACCGAGCACACAGATCCTACCAGCACCACACAGAACACAGACACGACAACCACACCGCTATCACCACCCGAACCACTGCAACCACTGCaaccaccaacaacaaccagtacaccacagcaacagcatcagcaCATTCGCGCTGTCGACGAAATCATCGAACTGCCCGTAGATACCGTCGATGCAGTCACCTCTAG aAAACAATCAATCAATTCATCGCCGCCAGCCAAGGG CACGATGCTCAGTCGAAAATCGGACTGTGGCCTGCCCGAGATCCGCATTAAAGCTCCATCTCTCGAGCGCGGTGCACATTATTACCATAATCACCACAGCGGCGGTGGCTCAGGATCCTTGAGCAAGCACTGGTCCTACGAGCAGGTGGACAG CGCGGGGGAATTCAACCTGGAGGAGGAGAACTTTGCCATGCGAGATCATCATATCATTGTGGAGTTGCTGATCTCCTCGTGGTACGCCTTGTTGGCCAACACGGATCTCATCTGCTATATTGTGGTGTTCGTCAATCAG GTGGTTAATGCCAGTCTTATTTCGCTGCCGCTGCCCATAATGGTGTTCTTGTGGGGCACCTTGTCTCTGCCACGCCCCACAAAAACTTTCTGGGTCACTCTGATTGCCTACACCCAGGCCATTGTGCTGATCAAGTGCATCTTCCAGTTCAAACTGATCTGGTCCAACTACCACCAACTGCCCAATCAGCCGCTGGCACCAGCCAAAATCTTTGGCGTGGAGAATAAGGCACACTATGCCATTTATGATCTGATCCTTTTGCTGGTACTGTTCCTGCATCGCTATCTGCTTAAGTCGCAGGGCCTGTGGAAATCGGGCTACAAGGATACGGATAATCAGTTCACCAAACCCACCGCTAGCAT TGATGATCGCGATGATAGCGACAATCTATCGCAACCCGACTCCCGCCAGCTGAACGAAGATGCTGCTCAGAAGATGAGTCTGCAAGTGAGTCAGGCTTCTTTGCCTGGATCGCCAGAGTTTAGCAAGAGTGGCATCAACCAGCTAGA ACGCACCAAGTACACCTCTTCGCTGTACAAGTTCTTCTTTAGTCTGGTTCACAAATCCCGCCTAGCCACTGATGTCTATGCCCTGATGTTCCTCTGCGATTTTGTGAACTTCTTTGTGCTGCTTTTTGGCTTCACTGCATTTGGA ACCCAACAAACCGAAAGCGACGAGGGTGTGCAGACTTATCTGGCGGAGAACAAAGTGCCCATACCTTTCCTGATCATGCTACTGGTTCAGTTCCTGCTCATCGTTATAGATCGAGCCTTGTACCTGCGCAAAGCCCTGGTCAACAAGATCATCTTCCACTTCTTCTCGGTGATTGGCATACACATCTGGATGTTCTTCGTGGTGCCGGCTGTCACGGAGCGCACCTTCAACTCCCTGGCACCGCCCATCATTTTCTACGTGATCAAGTGCTTCTACATGCTGCTGAGCTCGTATCAAATCAAATCCGGCTACCCCAAGCGCATTCTGGGCAACTTCTTCACCAAGGGCTTCTCGATGGTCAACATGATCGCCTTCAAGGTGTATATGCAGATCCCATTCCTGTACGAGCTGCGAACGATCTTGGATTGGGTGTGCATCGACAGCACAATGACCATCTTTGACTGGCTGAAGATGGAGGACATTTTCTCAAACATCTATCTGATTCGCTGCACCAGGCAGTCGGAGACCGATTTTCCGGCGATGAGAGCCCAGAAGAAGGCCTCACTTTCCAAGCTAATCATGGGCGGCACCGTTGTCCTGCTGATTGTGATTTGCATTTGGGGACCACTGTGTCTGTTCGCTCTGGGCAATGCCGTCGGCACCTCGAATGTGCCCTATCAGGTGTCTCTGTCGATCCGAATTGGACCCTATGATCCCATCTACACCACGAATAACTACGATAGCATATACGAGATCAATCCCGAGATGTACTCTCAGATGACTAATGCCTATATTAAGGAAAAACAGGCTCTGACGTTTATAGCTGGCTATGATGCAACGGATGTGGCCGCAGTTCGACTGGCTGGGAACTCGCCATCCCTTTGGAATATAGCTCCACCGGATAGGCAGCGGTTGCTAAATGATTTGAGAAATA aCCACACACTGAAGGCCCGCTTTTCCTATTCCCTCACGCGAAAGGCACCCGCCAAGGGATTAAAGGAGACTGTTGGCGATGAGCATGCCATTTCCCTGGACGAATCCTTCGAGGGACGCGCGGCTCTTATCCATATGCTTAGCGAGACTCATGATGTGGAGCCGGTTCCTAGCAATACCACCACCACCAATGAAACCACTACCGCTCCCACTCCCAAAGTCGAAGAAGTTGTTGTGATACCCGGCATGATACCCAAGTTTATCAAGGTTCTCAATTCGGGCGATGCCGCTGTGGTTAGTGTGCTGAGTGAGAAACACCACGAATACCGACCGCTGGTCATCAAAATGCATCGAGACAACGAGACCAATGGCTTGTGGTGGGAGATCCGGGACTTTTGCAACGATACCTTCTACAACGAAACGCTGTCCAAGTTTGCCTACAGCAACTGCACATCGGGCATAGTGATGTACACATTCAACGACAAGAAGTTCCCATCGACGTTCAGTTTCCTCACAGCGGGAGG CATCATTGGTTTGTACACCACCTTTGTGTTATTGGCCTCGCGCTTCATGAAGTCCTTCATTGGGGGTCAGAACCGAAAGATCATGTTTGAGGATCTGCCTTACGTTGATAGGGTACTGCAACTTTGTCTGGATATTTATCTG GTACGAGAGGCTTTGGAATTCGCCCTGGAGGAAGATCTGTTTGCCAAATTGCTCTTCCTGTACCGATCGCCCGAGACGCTAATCAAGTGGACCCGTCCCAAGGAGGAGTACGTGGACGATGACGGCGACACCGACTCCATTCCCAGCCGAATGAGTGTACGTCGGCcagagcagctgcagcagcagcagcagcaactacaATAA